The Aggregatilinea lenta genome includes a region encoding these proteins:
- a CDS encoding ABC transporter permease: MICDMAVAWRNLRARPIQTAIPALVIGLALALSLAVAMLSDGAKEGIIQASDPFGVMVIGAKGSGQQLVLSSILLQDDPIGNIPYTIYEDLEHDERVQLAVPLAFGDNVAGARLIGTYHDFFELRTSRSAPPAFQLAEGRLFAVVEDEHADEDHAEDADHDAEEGELEEAEEHAGHEGHDHDAGLFEAVLGATAAKDLGLNIGDQFETTHGFGEGIASDHHHEPYTVVGILKPSGTAYDGAAFTQIESVWHVHEVDPNDTLAPYVGEQLGASDQVTAVLVLPASFAGQNQIYQEFYTGTDAQAAFPGAELTGLFDMIDQAQEILSLIGYMVLGIAALTVFLSMYNATVAREHAIAVMRGLGSSPAHVVRIVLFETLFVTLLGAVLGRVIGYAAARIIADVYSAQSAIPIPLRLLPEWELLLWALPLGVGALAGLVPAALAYRVNVVEKLFPS, encoded by the coding sequence ATGATTTGCGACATGGCGGTGGCGTGGCGCAACCTGCGCGCGCGCCCGATTCAAACGGCGATCCCGGCCCTGGTGATCGGGCTGGCGCTGGCACTGTCGCTGGCGGTGGCGATGCTCTCCGACGGAGCGAAAGAAGGCATCATCCAGGCCAGCGATCCGTTCGGCGTGATGGTGATCGGGGCGAAGGGCAGCGGCCAGCAGCTTGTCTTGAGCAGCATCTTGCTCCAAGACGACCCGATCGGGAACATCCCCTATACCATTTACGAAGACCTGGAGCACGACGAGCGCGTGCAGCTCGCCGTGCCGCTGGCGTTTGGCGACAACGTGGCGGGCGCGCGGCTGATTGGCACGTATCACGATTTCTTCGAGCTGCGCACGTCGCGCAGCGCGCCGCCCGCGTTCCAACTGGCGGAGGGGCGGCTGTTTGCCGTGGTCGAAGATGAGCACGCCGACGAGGACCACGCCGAAGACGCCGATCACGACGCCGAAGAAGGCGAACTTGAGGAAGCTGAAGAACACGCCGGGCACGAGGGTCACGATCACGACGCAGGCTTGTTCGAGGCGGTGCTGGGTGCAACCGCCGCAAAGGACCTGGGGCTGAATATTGGGGATCAGTTCGAGACGACGCACGGCTTCGGGGAAGGCATCGCCAGCGATCACCATCACGAGCCGTATACCGTGGTGGGCATCCTCAAGCCGTCCGGCACGGCCTACGATGGCGCGGCGTTCACGCAGATCGAGAGCGTGTGGCACGTGCACGAGGTCGATCCCAACGATACGCTCGCGCCGTACGTGGGCGAGCAGTTGGGCGCGTCGGATCAGGTGACGGCGGTGCTGGTGCTACCGGCCAGCTTCGCGGGGCAGAACCAGATCTACCAGGAGTTTTATACCGGTACGGACGCGCAGGCCGCCTTCCCCGGCGCAGAGCTGACCGGCCTGTTCGACATGATCGACCAGGCGCAGGAGATCCTGAGCCTGATTGGGTACATGGTGCTGGGCATCGCCGCGCTGACGGTGTTCCTGTCGATGTACAACGCGACCGTGGCGCGGGAGCACGCGATCGCGGTCATGCGCGGCCTGGGCAGCAGCCCGGCGCATGTCGTACGTATCGTGCTGTTCGAGACGCTGTTCGTCACGCTGCTTGGGGCCGTCCTGGGGCGCGTGATCGGCTACGCCGCGGCGCGCATCATCGCGGACGTGTATTCGGCGCAGTCCGCGATCCCGATCCCGCTGCGCCTGCTGCCGGAGTGGGAGCTGCTGCTGTGGGCGCTGCCGCTTGGCGTCGGCGCGCTGGCGGGATTGGTCCCGGCGGCGCTGGCTTACCGGGTGAACGTGGTCGAAAAACTGTTTCCGTCATGA
- a CDS encoding TlpA family protein disulfide reductase: MAQESVAPAPPATDDADSLDAAWIAPDFTLDTLNGDPVTLSALRGGWVIVNFWATWCAPCEAEIPVLQALADPGDVTVLGINLRELRDDVAAYAAGHDMRYAVLIDPDDATLKAYQVIALPQTLVIDPAGVVVWRSFGPLDAATFPADLVAVMGNRG, from the coding sequence GTGGCGCAGGAGTCTGTCGCGCCAGCGCCGCCAGCAACGGATGACGCGGATTCGCTCGACGCGGCGTGGATCGCGCCGGACTTCACGCTCGACACGCTGAACGGCGACCCTGTCACGCTGAGCGCGCTGCGCGGCGGATGGGTGATCGTGAACTTCTGGGCGACATGGTGCGCTCCGTGTGAAGCGGAGATCCCTGTGCTGCAAGCGCTCGCAGACCCGGGCGACGTGACCGTGCTGGGGATCAACCTGCGCGAGCTGCGCGACGACGTGGCCGCATACGCCGCCGGGCACGATATGCGCTACGCCGTACTGATCGATCCCGACGATGCCACACTGAAAGCCTATCAGGTGATCGCGCTGCCGCAAACGCTGGTGATCGACCCGGCGGGCGTGGTGGTGTGGCGGTCGTTCGGGCCGCTGGATGCGGCGACGTTCCCGGCGGATCTTGTGGCCGTTATGGGAAATCGGGGTTAG
- a CDS encoding chemotaxis protein CheB: protein MIKEQNNHPDEVQPPTPSSPENQGADDGRDSFPIIGIGASAGGLYALQVFLDNMPADTGMAFVIVQHLDPNHESILAELLQHHTPMRVLQVKDGMRVEPNNVYVVPPNRDMALFNGTLILTAIDAHDGLRLPIDFLFRSLAEDQGQHAIGIVLSGTGTDGTLGLETIRGEGGMAIAQDPASAKFDGMPRSAITKGLADYILPPEKMPAQLIEYVHQLFTLQTIRQSPPSMEDPEALQRVFMLLRRHSKHDFSLYKQNTIHRQLERRMAVNRIENMANYAQFVQQSPHELDTLFQELLIGVTRFFRDREVFESLNQHAVASLFKARQPDQPIRVWVPGCATGEEAYSIAILIREQMSALGQEWETQIFATDINEESIATARRGRFPDTIAADITPERLQKFFVTDGKTYQISKSIREMVVFAVHSIIKDPPFSNMDLISCRNLLIYLGPALQKKIIPMFHYALKPGGFLLLGNSETLGEFGSFFDAVDHKARLFQRQRDETIPHRALEFAMPQSATQETRRFPHRHEKEPDLGRLVDKVLLERFVPACVVIDEHSNILYFHGKTGQYLEPSSGAASLNLLRMARASLRIPLGVAVRQAIAQQRHITHENIHMETEDGAQIIKVSVQPVADALLKTALFLVTFEVVAPDLEPEEAINGAVDMTDSSAQRVKQLEQELQSTRQYLQTTIEELETTNEELRSTNEELQSANEELQSTNEEVETSQEELQSVNEELVTVNTELQSKIEELTVANNDLNNLLANIDVGIVFMDLNLHVQRFNPSMRQIVNLIETDIGRPISDIVINLVYNDLVSDARRVLDTLIPKEIEVQTTDDRWYVMRISPYRTLENAIDGLVVVFIDVTEQKRAGQAAREAREFAESIVDTIRESLIVLGADQRVLSANRSFYETFHMTPEETEGQSLFDIGQGAWDIPRLHELLEQVLPDDASFTDIVVEHDFQNIGRRALIFNAKQIHEQITERRLILLAIEDITGREYQP from the coding sequence ATGATCAAGGAACAGAATAACCACCCCGACGAAGTACAACCACCAACGCCCTCATCTCCTGAAAATCAGGGAGCAGATGATGGCAGGGACAGCTTTCCCATTATTGGGATAGGGGCCTCGGCAGGTGGGTTATATGCACTGCAAGTGTTTCTTGACAATATGCCAGCCGACACTGGGATGGCCTTTGTGATCGTGCAGCATCTGGATCCCAATCACGAGAGCATCCTGGCCGAGCTTCTGCAACACCATACCCCCATGCGCGTTTTACAGGTCAAGGATGGTATGCGAGTTGAACCCAACAACGTGTATGTGGTGCCGCCCAACCGGGACATGGCCCTCTTCAACGGCACGTTGATCTTGACCGCGATCGATGCGCATGATGGATTGCGACTGCCGATTGATTTCCTGTTTCGTTCGCTGGCCGAAGATCAGGGCCAACATGCCATTGGCATTGTTCTTTCCGGGACCGGCACCGATGGCACGCTTGGCCTCGAGACTATTCGCGGTGAGGGCGGGATGGCAATCGCCCAGGATCCTGCATCAGCAAAATTCGATGGTATGCCGCGCAGCGCGATTACCAAAGGACTGGCAGACTATATTTTGCCACCTGAAAAGATGCCTGCGCAATTGATCGAGTACGTCCACCAACTGTTCACCCTTCAGACTATTCGTCAATCTCCGCCCTCAATGGAAGATCCTGAAGCACTGCAGCGTGTCTTTATGCTGCTGCGCCGGCATTCCAAACACGATTTTTCGCTCTACAAACAAAACACGATCCATCGTCAACTCGAACGCCGTATGGCCGTTAATCGGATTGAGAACATGGCGAATTACGCCCAGTTTGTCCAACAATCCCCCCATGAGTTGGATACGCTGTTCCAGGAACTGCTCATTGGGGTCACTCGTTTCTTCCGTGATCGAGAGGTGTTCGAGAGCCTGAACCAGCACGCTGTTGCCTCCCTCTTCAAGGCCCGGCAGCCTGACCAACCCATCCGGGTATGGGTGCCCGGCTGTGCCACCGGCGAAGAAGCTTACTCGATTGCCATCCTGATTCGAGAACAAATGAGCGCACTGGGACAGGAATGGGAAACCCAAATATTCGCCACCGACATCAACGAGGAGTCCATTGCAACAGCTCGACGGGGGCGCTTTCCCGATACCATTGCTGCCGACATTACGCCGGAACGACTGCAGAAATTTTTCGTCACAGACGGCAAGACCTATCAGATATCAAAATCTATCCGCGAAATGGTGGTCTTTGCGGTCCACAGCATCATCAAGGATCCACCATTTTCCAATATGGATTTGATCAGTTGCCGCAACCTGTTGATCTATCTAGGACCTGCGTTGCAGAAAAAAATCATCCCGATGTTTCATTATGCTTTGAAGCCGGGCGGCTTTCTGCTGCTGGGCAACTCGGAAACCCTGGGAGAGTTCGGCAGCTTCTTCGACGCGGTGGATCACAAGGCCCGGCTGTTCCAGCGGCAACGGGATGAGACGATCCCACACCGAGCGCTGGAGTTCGCTATGCCGCAGTCAGCGACCCAAGAAACCCGGAGGTTTCCCCACCGGCACGAGAAGGAACCTGACCTCGGTCGATTAGTCGACAAAGTGCTGTTAGAGCGCTTCGTGCCGGCCTGTGTCGTAATCGATGAACACAGTAACATTCTCTATTTCCACGGCAAAACAGGTCAGTACCTGGAACCGAGCAGCGGTGCCGCGAGTTTGAACCTGCTGCGAATGGCGCGCGCCAGTCTGCGAATCCCCTTGGGCGTTGCCGTGCGTCAAGCCATCGCGCAGCAGCGGCACATCACCCATGAAAACATTCATATGGAAACCGAAGATGGCGCTCAGATTATCAAAGTGTCGGTCCAACCGGTGGCAGACGCGCTCCTGAAAACCGCTCTTTTTCTGGTTACTTTTGAGGTTGTAGCTCCCGATTTAGAACCGGAAGAAGCCATCAATGGAGCTGTTGACATGACCGACTCGAGCGCTCAACGAGTGAAGCAGTTGGAACAGGAATTACAATCGACCAGGCAGTACTTACAAACGACCATTGAAGAACTGGAAACCACGAACGAGGAACTCAGATCGACGAACGAAGAATTACAGTCGGCCAATGAGGAGTTGCAGAGTACCAACGAAGAAGTCGAAACGTCCCAAGAAGAATTACAGTCGGTCAACGAAGAACTGGTGACCGTCAATACCGAGCTTCAGAGCAAAATTGAAGAATTGACGGTCGCCAATAACGATCTGAACAATTTGCTCGCTAATATCGATGTCGGGATAGTGTTCATGGATTTGAACCTGCATGTGCAGCGGTTCAATCCGTCCATGCGTCAAATTGTTAACTTGATTGAAACAGATATTGGACGACCGATTAGCGATATTGTAATCAATCTGGTATACAATGATCTGGTCAGCGATGCGCGCCGTGTGTTGGATACTCTGATCCCAAAAGAGATCGAAGTTCAGACCACGGACGATCGCTGGTACGTGATGCGCATCAGCCCTTATCGCACCTTAGAAAACGCGATTGACGGTCTGGTAGTGGTATTCATCGACGTCACGGAACAAAAAAGGGCCGGACAGGCGGCCCGCGAGGCGCGCGAATTCGCTGAGAGTATCGTGGACACCATCCGGGAATCCCTGATCGTGTTGGGTGCGGATCAGCGGGTGCTCTCGGCTAACCGGTCATTTTACGAAACCTTCCACATGACGCCTGAGGAAACCGAAGGGCAGTCGCTCTTCGACATCGGCCAAGGGGCGTGGGATATTCCGCGCTTGCACGAATTGTTGGAGCAAGTCCTTCCAGATGACGCGAGTTTCACCGATATCGTTGTGGAACACGATTTCCAAAACATTGGACGGCGAGCTTTGATTTTCAATGCCAAACAGATTCATGAACAAATTACCGAACGACGGTTGATACTGTTGGCCATCGAGGATATCACGGGGAGAGAATACCAGCCCTGA
- a CDS encoding non-canonical purine NTP pyrophosphatase — MASRMLTFVSSNDEKYREIHEVIAASGVTLVRAELDVPEIQSIDPAEVAGFKARKAFQILGAGSVLVEDTGLALTAWNSYPGALIKWLLKAVGEEGVCRQLDAWTDRSAVATVALCLFDGAHLHRFTGHTEGTITASPRGTYGFGWDSVFQPSGSTLTYGEMAREDKMKISMRAQAAAALAAYLRGT; from the coding sequence ATGGCATCGCGCATGCTGACGTTTGTCTCCTCGAACGATGAGAAATATCGCGAAATCCACGAGGTGATCGCCGCCAGCGGCGTGACGCTTGTGCGGGCAGAGCTGGACGTGCCGGAGATTCAGTCCATCGATCCCGCCGAAGTCGCGGGCTTCAAGGCGCGCAAAGCGTTCCAGATCCTCGGCGCCGGCTCCGTTCTTGTCGAGGACACCGGGTTGGCGCTGACCGCGTGGAACAGCTACCCCGGCGCGCTGATCAAGTGGTTACTCAAGGCCGTCGGCGAAGAGGGAGTGTGCCGCCAGCTCGACGCGTGGACCGACCGCAGTGCGGTCGCCACGGTTGCGCTGTGCCTGTTTGACGGGGCCCATCTGCACCGATTTACCGGCCACACCGAAGGGACGATCACGGCCAGCCCGCGTGGCACATATGGCTTCGGATGGGACAGCGTCTTCCAGCCCTCCGGATCGACCCTCACCTATGGCGAGATGGCACGCGAGGACAAGATGAAAATCTCTATGCGCGCACAGGCCGCGGCAGCTTTGGCTGCCTATCTGCGCGGCACATGA
- a CDS encoding phytoene/squalene synthase family protein yields MVLKEYPYAASVPTLQGLELPHHLLSDYATCYRIMQAASKNYSAASRMLPADKLPHVTALYALMRVGDDRVDMDHGGFTSPLAAIQDWRDSYWSAFETGRSEHPVLRAYLHTAHVFAIAPQLLQPYFRAMIEDLTITRFPTFHDLLHYMDGSAIPVGRVMTHILGARTPHITDAYPAADALAIAMQLSNFWRDIGEDWDRGRVYLPQEDLQRFGVTEDDLAARRIDQGFIDLIEFEINRTETYYDQARGGVMLLKSGRWAVMSALEFYNAILPGIQRNNYDVFNRRAGTSKLRKIGLIARAWRQVRRGDWNSKTAGTHR; encoded by the coding sequence ATGGTGTTAAAGGAGTATCCCTACGCGGCGTCGGTCCCGACTTTACAGGGACTCGAGCTGCCGCACCACTTGTTATCCGACTACGCCACGTGCTACCGCATCATGCAGGCCGCCAGCAAGAACTATTCCGCTGCCAGCCGCATGCTGCCAGCCGACAAGCTGCCGCACGTCACCGCGCTGTATGCCCTCATGCGCGTCGGCGACGACCGCGTCGACATGGATCACGGCGGCTTCACGTCGCCGCTGGCAGCCATTCAGGATTGGCGCGACAGCTACTGGAGCGCCTTCGAGACGGGCCGCAGCGAGCATCCGGTGCTACGCGCCTATCTGCACACCGCGCACGTCTTCGCCATCGCGCCGCAGCTGCTCCAGCCATACTTCCGCGCCATGATCGAAGATCTGACCATCACACGTTTCCCCACCTTCCATGACCTGCTGCATTATATGGATGGCAGCGCGATCCCAGTCGGACGCGTCATGACGCACATCCTGGGGGCGCGCACGCCACATATCACCGACGCCTATCCCGCCGCCGACGCGCTCGCCATTGCCATGCAGCTCAGCAATTTCTGGCGCGACATCGGCGAGGACTGGGACCGTGGCCGCGTCTATCTGCCCCAGGAAGACTTGCAGCGCTTTGGTGTCACCGAGGACGATCTTGCCGCGCGCCGGATCGATCAGGGCTTCATTGACTTAATCGAGTTTGAAATAAACCGCACCGAGACGTATTACGACCAGGCCCGCGGCGGCGTCATGCTGCTCAAATCGGGTCGTTGGGCCGTCATGAGCGCCCTGGAGTTCTACAACGCGATTCTGCCCGGTATCCAGCGCAACAACTACGACGTATTCAACCGCCGCGCAGGGACCAGCAAACTGCGCAAGATCGGCCTGATCGCGCGCGCCTGGCGACAAGTCCGGCGCGGTGATTGGAATTCAAAAACTGCCGGAACCCACCGTTGA
- a CDS encoding tyrosine-type recombinase/integrase: MLVDMIRAAPAKHQPFAAARDTAIMALLSNFGARAGGIAHITFDHINLDEGWIVLKVKGGKENRLPPVPDVVVYLQPWTMIRRRLDPDPSHRYVFVNNRTTPGKRYGPLTSAGIQTMVARLSKGVSGITYRPHSIRH, from the coding sequence GTGCTGGTCGATATGATCCGCGCCGCTCCGGCGAAACATCAGCCCTTTGCGGCAGCTCGTGACACCGCCATCATGGCGCTGCTCAGCAATTTCGGTGCACGAGCTGGCGGCATAGCACACATCACCTTCGACCACATCAATCTGGACGAGGGCTGGATTGTGTTGAAGGTCAAAGGGGGAAAAGAGAATCGGCTGCCGCCTGTTCCCGACGTCGTGGTTTATCTCCAACCGTGGACGATGATCCGCCGCCGACTCGATCCCGATCCGTCTCACCGGTACGTATTCGTCAACAATCGGACAACACCTGGCAAGCGATATGGGCCACTGACTTCAGCGGGGATCCAAACGATGGTCGCACGATTGAGCAAGGGCGTGTCGGGTATCACCTACAGGCCGCACTCGATCCGCCACTAG
- a CDS encoding alkaline phosphatase, whose amino-acid sequence MRSFRFLTLLLVLTLVLPLIAPSGAHKVAAQDAPDVVILPVNQAQFLPGVYFDLRVEVHADALPEDFAVTVNGEDAATFFGTDLVEEVWDAGSEESPMPVVSQIWRDVMFTEPGTVTVDVVAGGETTSVAYTVREPITDGTAKNVILFIADGGNVGLYTATRLVSRGMEQGTYNDNLSFESFEEIGLLHTSGVDSIITDSANSISAYNTGHKSSVNANGVYADSSPDKLDDPRVEKFAYVAKRVRGMSIGIVTTSDFTDATPNGVWGYGRDRSGASRAAYAAQILDDGLVPEVLLGGGASYLLPQSAEGSRRQDDRDLFTEYEDAGYTIVTTATELDAALADGTPDHLAGFFTPSDMSVWLDRNVYTDNLGQFTDQPGLVDMTMAALDVLNQNPNGFYLEVEAASVDKAEHPMDWDRAIADAIEFDRAIAATVEWVQANAPDTLIIVTSDHGHGYDVYGTVDVEAFNAASDDAGRREAIGVYQNAGFPTYVDENGDFFPDSWDVSVTLAQGKVDHPDFTEDFQVSPVYRAPAICDDQGVCVDNPTDDENGITMSGNLPAGESTSVHTLQDVPVYATGPGAAYFGHVLDNTDVFFGMAAALGLDPMTAAE is encoded by the coding sequence ATGCGTTCGTTTCGATTTTTAACGCTCCTGCTCGTCCTCACATTGGTCTTACCTCTCATTGCGCCGTCCGGCGCGCACAAAGTCGCGGCGCAGGACGCGCCCGACGTCGTGATTCTGCCCGTTAATCAGGCCCAATTCCTGCCGGGGGTCTACTTTGATCTGCGCGTAGAAGTGCACGCCGATGCGCTGCCGGAAGACTTCGCCGTGACGGTTAACGGCGAGGACGCAGCCACGTTCTTCGGCACGGACCTGGTCGAAGAGGTCTGGGACGCCGGTTCCGAGGAAAGCCCGATGCCTGTCGTGTCGCAGATCTGGCGCGACGTGATGTTCACCGAGCCGGGCACCGTGACAGTGGATGTGGTCGCCGGGGGCGAGACCACCAGCGTCGCGTACACGGTCCGCGAGCCGATCACCGACGGCACGGCGAAGAACGTGATCCTGTTCATCGCGGACGGCGGCAACGTTGGCCTGTATACGGCCACGCGGCTGGTTTCGCGCGGAATGGAACAGGGCACGTATAACGACAACCTGAGCTTCGAGAGCTTCGAGGAAATCGGCCTGCTGCACACCTCCGGCGTGGACTCGATCATCACCGACAGCGCCAACAGTATCAGCGCCTACAACACCGGCCACAAGTCATCCGTGAACGCCAATGGCGTGTATGCTGACTCCTCGCCCGACAAGCTGGACGATCCGCGCGTGGAAAAGTTCGCTTACGTGGCGAAGCGCGTGCGCGGGATGTCCATCGGCATCGTGACCACCTCCGACTTCACCGACGCGACGCCCAACGGCGTGTGGGGCTATGGCCGTGACCGCAGCGGCGCAAGCCGCGCCGCGTATGCCGCGCAGATCCTCGACGACGGGCTGGTGCCCGAAGTGCTGCTGGGCGGCGGGGCAAGCTATTTGCTGCCGCAGTCGGCGGAAGGCTCGCGCCGCCAGGACGACCGCGACCTGTTCACCGAATACGAAGACGCCGGGTACACCATCGTGACGACGGCAACCGAACTGGACGCGGCGCTGGCCGACGGCACGCCCGATCACCTGGCCGGGTTCTTCACGCCGAGCGACATGAGCGTGTGGCTGGACCGCAACGTCTACACCGACAACCTGGGCCAGTTCACCGATCAGCCGGGGCTGGTCGATATGACGATGGCGGCGCTGGACGTGCTGAACCAGAACCCCAACGGGTTCTACCTGGAAGTGGAAGCGGCCAGCGTGGACAAGGCCGAGCACCCCATGGACTGGGACCGCGCCATCGCGGACGCGATCGAGTTCGACCGCGCCATCGCCGCGACGGTGGAATGGGTCCAGGCCAACGCGCCCGACACGCTGATCATCGTCACCTCCGACCACGGCCACGGCTATGACGTGTACGGCACGGTGGACGTGGAAGCGTTCAACGCCGCGAGTGACGACGCAGGCCGCCGCGAGGCGATCGGCGTGTACCAGAACGCCGGGTTCCCGACCTACGTGGACGAAAACGGCGATTTCTTCCCGGATAGCTGGGACGTCTCCGTGACGCTGGCGCAGGGCAAGGTCGATCATCCCGATTTCACCGAAGACTTCCAGGTAAGCCCGGTGTACCGCGCGCCCGCGATCTGCGACGACCAGGGCGTGTGCGTGGACAACCCCACTGATGACGAAAACGGCATCACCATGAGCGGCAATCTGCCCGCGGGCGAGAGCACGAGCGTGCACACGCTGCAGGACGTGCCCGTCTACGCGACCGGCCCCGGCGCGGCGTACTTCGGCCACGTGCTCGATAACACCGACGTGTTCTTCGGCATGGCTGCGGCGCTGGGCCTGGACCCGATGACCGCCGCCGAATAG
- a CDS encoding ABC transporter ATP-binding protein — protein sequence MNVTFADLRHVYKSPAGDSRTVLDIARWEVDGGQQILLRGVSGSGKTTLFNIAAGLLAPTEGTVTYDGQKLYALAPGERDRFRARHTGYIFQTHYLLAPLTALENVVMPMAFARKYPAGQWKRDARDLLGRVGLAEYAHYRPAQMSTGQRLRVAVARALANRPDVLLADEPTAALDAGAAQTVMDLVQAICRENGASLIVASHDPALAARFPLAVDLEHGRLIAQAAEPLYAASEVMA from the coding sequence ATGAACGTGACGTTTGCGGACCTGCGGCACGTCTATAAAAGCCCCGCAGGCGACTCGCGCACCGTGCTCGACATCGCGCGGTGGGAGGTAGACGGCGGGCAGCAGATCCTGCTGCGCGGCGTGAGCGGCAGCGGCAAAACGACGCTGTTCAACATCGCCGCCGGGCTGCTCGCGCCGACCGAGGGCACGGTGACCTATGACGGGCAGAAGCTGTACGCGCTGGCCCCCGGCGAGCGCGACCGGTTCCGCGCGCGGCACACCGGCTACATCTTCCAGACACATTATCTACTCGCGCCGCTGACCGCGCTGGAAAACGTGGTGATGCCGATGGCGTTCGCGCGCAAATATCCGGCGGGCCAGTGGAAACGCGACGCGCGCGACCTGCTGGGGCGCGTCGGGCTGGCCGAGTACGCCCATTACCGCCCGGCGCAAATGAGCACGGGGCAGCGGCTACGGGTCGCCGTGGCGCGCGCGCTGGCGAACAGGCCGGACGTGCTGCTGGCCGACGAGCCGACTGCTGCGCTGGACGCCGGGGCCGCGCAGACCGTGATGGATCTGGTGCAGGCGATCTGCCGGGAAAACGGCGCGTCGCTGATCGTCGCCAGCCACGATCCCGCGCTGGCGGCGCGCTTCCCGCTGGCGGTCGATCTGGAGCACGGACGGCTGATCGCGCAGGCTGCCGAGCCGCTGTACGCCGCATCCGAGGTGATGGCATGA
- a CDS encoding PAS domain-containing sensor histidine kinase has protein sequence MGSQRKDKFADLRERAERMLADQSEVLDEAQADKLAHLLHELHVHQLELEMQNDELHRAQIELEASHRNYLELYDLAPVGYFTLDKTGLITQANLTCAALLGVTRTQLINQSFSQYVFADDQDAYYFFKKGLLEAVSTQSCELRLATETDLPVYVKLDGVTGIDSAQEITHMRIVMSDISAHKRAEEQVLALAVEREKIDILKTFLENAAHNLRTPLAVLKTYLYLLEQPQSHDHQQSRLSIMKKQVDRLTNLLENMLALQRMNELAGFEFDYLDLNALVGSIIEDKEDLAEQKGLTCTFHRDANLPQVWADRAYLSSAISNLVMNALQYTPAGGEVLVWTAQKGANAEISLKDTGIGISDTDRPHIFERFFRANLAINTHEYGTGLGLSIAEKIVKFHRGTIEVESELGKGSTFRVCLPIEPGKT, from the coding sequence ATGGGCAGCCAGCGCAAAGATAAGTTTGCCGATCTGCGAGAACGGGCTGAGCGCATGCTGGCGGATCAATCCGAGGTTCTCGATGAAGCTCAGGCAGATAAGCTTGCGCACTTGCTGCATGAACTGCACGTTCACCAGCTTGAATTGGAGATGCAGAATGACGAGCTGCACCGCGCGCAGATCGAGCTAGAAGCGTCCCATCGCAATTACCTTGAATTGTATGATCTTGCGCCGGTGGGCTACTTCACCTTAGACAAGACTGGACTGATAACACAGGCCAATCTCACATGTGCGGCTCTGCTTGGTGTGACGCGAACCCAGCTCATTAACCAGTCTTTTTCGCAGTATGTGTTCGCCGATGATCAAGATGCCTATTATTTCTTCAAAAAGGGACTCCTTGAAGCTGTTTCGACGCAATCCTGCGAACTCAGATTGGCGACCGAGACCGATCTGCCGGTCTACGTAAAATTAGACGGTGTCACGGGAATAGACAGCGCCCAAGAAATCACCCATATGCGGATTGTCATGAGCGATATTTCCGCTCACAAACGGGCCGAGGAACAGGTTCTCGCCCTGGCTGTCGAAAGAGAAAAGATCGACATTCTCAAGACTTTTCTGGAGAATGCGGCTCACAACCTCAGAACACCGCTTGCCGTCCTAAAAACATACTTATACTTACTTGAACAACCTCAATCGCATGATCACCAGCAATCCCGTCTCAGCATCATGAAAAAGCAGGTCGACCGGCTGACGAATTTGCTGGAAAACATGTTGGCCCTGCAGCGAATGAATGAATTGGCAGGCTTCGAGTTTGATTATCTCGACCTCAATGCGTTGGTAGGAAGTATTATTGAGGATAAAGAGGATCTGGCCGAACAGAAGGGATTAACCTGTACATTTCATCGTGATGCAAACTTGCCCCAGGTATGGGCCGATCGCGCTTATCTTAGTTCCGCGATATCGAATTTAGTTATGAACGCGCTGCAATACACCCCGGCTGGTGGAGAGGTTCTGGTCTGGACAGCCCAAAAAGGCGCGAACGCAGAAATCTCCTTGAAAGATACTGGCATTGGGATCAGCGACACTGATCGTCCACATATATTCGAGCGTTTCTTCCGCGCGAACTTGGCTATCAATACGCACGAATATGGCACCGGGTTAGGGTTATCGATCGCCGAGAAAATTGTTAAATTCCATCGAGGCACCATTGAAGTCGAAAGCGAGCTTGGCAAAGGCAGTACCTTCCGAGTCTGTTTGCCCATCGAGCCTGGCAAAACATAG